The Hugenholtzia roseola DSM 9546 genomic sequence AGACTTTTCCGAAGTTGGTGAAAATCAGGATATAGTTATGATTTGATGCGATAAAGAGATGCTCTGTAAAGTCGTCTTCTTTGGTAGTAACGCCCTTTGCACCTGTGCCGCCCCTACTCTGTGCGCGATACTCGATAAGGGGAGTTCGCTTGATATAGCCCGCCTTAGAGATAGTGATGACCATTTCTTCGTCGGGAATCAGGTCTTCCATCTCGATTTCTTGCCCGTCGTGTTCGATTTGCGTTCTGCGCTTATCGCCAAATTTATCTTTTAGCCCCTGCAATTCATCTACGATAATTTTCATACGCAAGACCTTATCGGCTAAGATTTCGCGATAATAAGCAATCGTTTTGAGCAGTTCGTCGTATTCGGCTTGCAATTTGGCACGCTCCATTCCTGTTAGGCGTTGTAGGCGTGTTTCCAAAATGTTTTTTGCCTGTACGTCGGTAAAAGAGAAGACAAAGCCTTGTGGCATTTCCACGCCTTCGAAAAAGCGCGATTGCAGGTCTAAGGCTAATTTGCCCATCAACATTTGCTTGGCAGTATCGGCATCAGCAGCACTTCGGATAGTGGCAATGACCAAATCAATCACCTCTAAGGCTTTGAGCAAACCTTCCAAGAGATGCAGACGCTCTTCGGCTTTTCGCAAATCGTATTGTGTGCGCTTGACCACAATTTCATGGCGATGCTCTACATAGTATTTGATTAACTCTTTGAGATTGAGCGTCGCAGGTCTGCCCTTTACTAAGGCTACATTATTGACGCTGAAAGTGCTTTGCAGAGAAGTATATTTAAAAAGTTGGTTCAAAACCACACTCGCCATTGCCTCGCGCTTGATTTCATAGACAATGCGTAGCCCTTCTCTATCTGACTCGTCGCGAATAGCAGAGATGCCCTCTATTTTTTTCTCATTGACCAAAGCCGCCGTTTTTTCTATCAAAACCGCCTTATTCACCTGATAGGGAATTTCGGTTACGATAATTTGCTCTCTGCCGTTTTTGTCGGTTTCGATATTGGCTACGGCACGCAAGACAATCCTGCCTCTGCCTGTTTCGAAGGCTTTTCTAACACCCTGATAGCCATAAATAATGCCTCCTGTGGGAAAATCGGGAGCTTTTACATACTCCATCAAGGCGGCAATGCTGATGTCGGGGTTTTGGATATAAGCAATAATGCCTTCCACTACTTCGGTCAGGTTGTGGGGTGCCATATTGGTAGCCATACCAACGGCAATACCCGAAGTACCATTGACGAGCAAGTTGGGCAAACGTGCAGGTAGTACGCTGGGTTCGGTGAGCGAATCGTCGAAGTTGGGTTCGAAATTAACAACCTCCTTTTCTAAATCCGCCAACATCTCCTCTGCCAAACGCGACATACGCGCTTCGGTATAACGCATCGCCGCCGCACTATCGCCATCGATAGAGCCAAAGTTGCCCTGCCCATCTACCAAAGGGTAGCGCAACGACCACTCCTGCGCCATGCGAACCATCGTTTCATAGACAGACGAGTCGCCGTGAGGGTGATATTTACCTAATACCTCCCCTACAATACGCGCCGACTTTTTGTAGGGCTTATTGTGATAGACCCCTAAGTCGAGCATGCCATACAAGACCCTGCGATGCACAGGCTTTAAGCCATCGCGCACGTCGGGCAAGGCACGCGAGATGATGACCGACATCGAATAATCGATGTATGCGCCGCGCATTTCGTCTTCTATGCTGACGCTAATGATATTTCCTTCTTCTGTCATAAAATAGTGCTTCTTGGTGTCTGACACCTGAATAATCTTGCCTTTGGGGTGAAAGGTGGGCTTTTTCAGAAGGTTAGTAAAAAGCGATAAGGGCTTCTATTTTCCTTCAAAAACTGCTTTTTCCCCCAGCCGCAGGGCAGGCAAATAACTCCGCAAGATACGAATTTTTCACGACACTGCCGCATATTTTTTGAAAAACAACCCTACTTTTCGGCTTTATTTTCACCCAAAAAGGAGTCTGAACAAAGGCAATCTTGTTTTTTATTTTTTTGTTTTGTGTCTATTTTTTTATACCAAATATTTGATGAATAAATTTTGTATAATAGACTTTATCCTGTGCAATTTATTTATTTTAAAAGATTTGTGGCAAGTTAGCCTCCGTTTTCGTTTGCCTAAAAGTGTGTAGCTATTAGCAATAAAATTCAAACATACGGCTGCTGCCTTGCCCAGAAGTCGAGTATTTTTTCGGTTGCGCCACAATTTTCTAAGACATACCGACGCGCCTTTTCGCCCGTTGTGCGCCTTAATACTTCATCTTGATAGAGCCTTCTGAAAATTTCTGCCATTTGCTGCCCTTTTCCTACGGCAAAGGCAGCTTCTTGTGCCAATAAATCTTGCGCTTCCTGAAATTTGGCATACTGCTGATTGCCAAAAAAAATGGGTATCCCAAAGACAGCAACCTCCAAAATGTTGTGCAGCCCTGTGCGCAAGCCACCACCCACGTAAGCAAGGTCGGCATAAGCATAGATGCTTGAAAGCATGCCCATGTTATCGATAAGCAAGATTTGGTATTTTTCCAATTCAGTAGGCTTTTTTTGCAAAGCATCTGAAAAGCGAATCAACCATTTGGGCGGCAAGGCTTTTTCTACTTCGCGCAAATGACTTTCGCCAATCTGATGGGGCGCAATGACAATCTTTAAAGGCTCTTGAAAGTTTTGTAGAAATTCTTGTAAAAGTTCAATATCTTCCGACCAAGTGCTGCCCAGCACCAGCAGTTTTTGCTGACCCGCAAAAAACTCGATGGTAGGAATTTCCTTGCGTTGTGCCTCTATGCTACGCACCCTATCGAAGCGCGTATCGCCTGCAAGGGTAGTTTGCGAAATATTTATTTTTTGTAATAACTGATTTGTAGTTTGATTTTGTGTAAAAAAATGCGTTGCCTTTCTTAGTGTTGCTCGCTGCACCTTGCCCAAAATGGGGTGAAAAATTTTTTGTTCGGGTCTTAAAATGACAGAAAAACAGAGGAGCGGAATCTTTTTTTCGGCTAAAGTTTTGAAATAAAAATAAAAAAAGTCGTATTTTGTCCAAAAAACAAGCGTAGGATTGACCGTTTCTATAAAAAAACGCGCATTTGCCGCCGTATCCAAAGGGAGATAAGTTACCCAATCTGCCCCTGCATAGTTTTTTCGCACCTCATAACCGCTGGGCGAAAAAAAGGTAAGC encodes the following:
- the gyrA gene encoding DNA gyrase subunit A encodes the protein MTEEGNIISVSIEDEMRGAYIDYSMSVIISRALPDVRDGLKPVHRRVLYGMLDLGVYHNKPYKKSARIVGEVLGKYHPHGDSSVYETMVRMAQEWSLRYPLVDGQGNFGSIDGDSAAAMRYTEARMSRLAEEMLADLEKEVVNFEPNFDDSLTEPSVLPARLPNLLVNGTSGIAVGMATNMAPHNLTEVVEGIIAYIQNPDISIAALMEYVKAPDFPTGGIIYGYQGVRKAFETGRGRIVLRAVANIETDKNGREQIIVTEIPYQVNKAVLIEKTAALVNEKKIEGISAIRDESDREGLRIVYEIKREAMASVVLNQLFKYTSLQSTFSVNNVALVKGRPATLNLKELIKYYVEHRHEIVVKRTQYDLRKAEERLHLLEGLLKALEVIDLVIATIRSAADADTAKQMLMGKLALDLQSRFFEGVEMPQGFVFSFTDVQAKNILETRLQRLTGMERAKLQAEYDELLKTIAYYREILADKVLRMKIIVDELQGLKDKFGDKRRTQIEHDGQEIEMEDLIPDEEMVITISKAGYIKRTPLIEYRAQSRGGTGAKGVTTKEDDFTEHLFIASNHNYILIFTNFGKVYWLKAYEVPEGAKTSKGRPLQNLIAIENGEMVQAVINVKTLSDEDYINNHYLIFCTQKGVIKKTALEAYSRPRQAGINAITINQDDSLLDVQLTDGDSHIVAAVNSGRAICFHEGDVRAMGRGATGVKGIYVEDQERVVGMVCIKQASQNLLVVSEKGYGKRSDIEEYRITKRGGKGVTTLKITEKTGDLVSIKAVTDNDDLMIIKKSGVMIRFSVSELRLMGRATQGVKLINLPEGDAIASVAKVENIETEDDLNAEAAAPEIAPDSSEEVAE
- a CDS encoding 3-deoxy-D-manno-octulosonic acid transferase, encoding MFALYSTLYRGAICAYGATVRVASLFSEKAHLFTEGRAEWREKLKQQLHNRRQVPLAWFHVSSLGEFEQARPLLEAFRVQYPQYQVLLTFFSPSGYEVRKNYAGADWVTYLPLDTAANARFFIETVNPTLVFWTKYDFFYFYFKTLAEKKIPLLCFSVILRPEQKIFHPILGKVQRATLRKATHFFTQNQTTNQLLQKINISQTTLAGDTRFDRVRSIEAQRKEIPTIEFFAGQQKLLVLGSTWSEDIELLQEFLQNFQEPLKIVIAPHQIGESHLREVEKALPPKWLIRFSDALQKKPTELEKYQILLIDNMGMLSSIYAYADLAYVGGGLRTGLHNILEVAVFGIPIFFGNQQYAKFQEAQDLLAQEAAFAVGKGQQMAEIFRRLYQDEVLRRTTGEKARRYVLENCGATEKILDFWARQQPYV